Within Marinitoga hydrogenitolerans DSM 16785, the genomic segment TTTTGGCAAAGATAATATAGCATCTTCAATACTTCTTAATTTTTTATTATATTCATCTTTCCACATTTTATCACCCCTCATATTTGCCCCAATGTACTACCGCAGAAGCCCATACAAAACCCAATCCTGCTCCTACAAGAACTACTTTATCTCCAGATTTTATTTTTCCACTTTTTAAACCTAATTCTATAGACAGCACCTGATCATTTTGCCCAATATGTCCATATTCTTCCAAATATGTACTTTGAGATTTTTTTAATCCTAATTCATCAAGAACAGATAAATGTGCAGATCTTTTAAAATGTAAAATAGCTAAATAATCAATATCTTTTCTTTCAAGGTTTGACTTTTCCAAAGCTTTATCTATTACATAATAGAAATTCGGCATTGTTTTTTTCTTTAATTTTTCTTTAAAGCTTTCCGCATCCTTAACAACAAAATGAAATTTTTCTACATCTTCTTTTTTCATAGGCCAATTTTTTGTTCCGCCAACCTCTACAACACAATCCTCGGAAAAAGAACCATCACCTTTAAAGGCTGTACCTAAAATAACATTTTCATTATAATCCTTTTTTAAAATCATGGCGGCTCCACCTGCACCTATGTCAAACATAAAAGATGTTTCTTTTACATTATAATTAATTAAATCACCATTTCTGTAGCCACTAACTAATAATACAATTTTTAAATCTTCATTTGCTAACATCATTGATCTTGCAACTTCCATAGCGCTCATCATTGAGCCACACATAGCTTCCATATCAAATGACCATGCATTTTTAGCTCCTAATACATCCGCAATCTTCAGCCCAGCTAACCAACATGGATAATCTTTATGTTGACCACCATTCCATATAACTAAATCTATATCTTCTGATTTTATTCCTGCTCTTTCTATAGCTTGTTGTGCTGCTTTAATCCCCATATAACTCGTTGTATCTTTCGGACCAGGAATTGGTTTTTTTATAACTCCAAATTTCTCTTTTATTACATCAACTGGTATTTTTGTTTTTTCAGAAATTTCTTCTGCTGTAATAAAACTTTCTGGAAGGTATATCCCTATACTTAATATTCCAACATTCATATGATCACCTCAATTTCCATTATACAAACTTTTAATAAATACAAATAAATATGAATCATTTCTCATGAATGATGAACCACTTCTCATTATATCTCTTTTTACATTTTTTATAAAATCGCTTTATAACTGATTAAAGCAGATTCAACAATTATATTCTTATTTATAAAATAAAATCTTCAATTTAAAAAGATTTATGTTATGTTAATATGTGTTATAATTTTTTATAACACATTTTTGAGAGGTGATTCATATGTTTTTTGAAAAAAAAGGGATATATTATGAAATTTATGGTGAAGGAAAACCACTTATTTTGCTTAATGGTATAATGATGAACACTTTAAGTTGGGCATCTCATATTAAAGTTTTGAGTAAATATTTTAAAATTATTGTATATGATATGAGAGATCAGGTAAGATCAGAAAAATTAGAAGAAGATTATGACATATCCATTCATGTTGAAGACTTACATAATTTTATAATTCATCTTGGTTTAGAAAAAGTAAATATTTTAGGATTATCATATTGAGGTCAGGTTGCAGAATTATTTGCTATAAAATATCAAAAAATGATAGATAAATTGATATTATCAAATACTACTTATAAAATTGATAATTATCTATATGCAATTGGCGAAGCATGGAAAATTGCTG encodes:
- a CDS encoding 3-oxoacyl-ACP synthase encodes the protein MNVGILSIGIYLPESFITAEEISEKTKIPVDVIKEKFGVIKKPIPGPKDTTSYMGIKAAQQAIERAGIKSEDIDLVIWNGGQHKDYPCWLAGLKIADVLGAKNAWSFDMEAMCGSMMSAMEVARSMMLANEDLKIVLLVSGYRNGDLINYNVKETSFMFDIGAGGAAMILKKDYNENVILGTAFKGDGSFSEDCVVEVGGTKNWPMKKEDVEKFHFVVKDAESFKEKLKKKTMPNFYYVIDKALEKSNLERKDIDYLAILHFKRSAHLSVLDELGLKKSQSTYLEEYGHIGQNDQVLSIELGLKSGKIKSGDKVVLVGAGLGFVWASAVVHWGKYEG